CAGTGCCCAGCGCCTTGATGTAAGGGCGGCCAAACTGACGGCAATAGGCACCGGTTTCACGACCATGAAATTGCAACAGATCGGGCGAGAGTTTACTGATGACGGTTTCAACCAAAGACTCGTCGGCATCAAGAAAAAGTGCAACCGATTGCACGAACGGTGGCACACGATCGAACAAAGCCTGAGCCGCTTCGGGCGCGAGGTTTCGCTTGCTTGCAGGCACGAACACGAATCCGAGTGCATCCACGCCATAATGAACTGCCGCATCCACATCTTCTATTCGCGTCATCCCGCAAATTTTCACCCGCGTGCGCAACGGCCGAACGAAAGAGGCGTCCACTGCAAAGCCTGCTGCCTTTGTCGATGATTGGATCGATGATGGGGTCACAGATTGAGCTGTCAGCATGGATGAAGCCATGGAAGTGGCCATGGGGGAATAAATCCTTAACACGTAAATTGAAGGCAGGATTCTAGCAGCAACCCGACTGCATTTCGCGGCATGAGGACCAAAATACCGGTTTTGCCCCAGCGTGCTTGATACCAAACGAATCGGGATAGCGCACACCGACCAGATACAGCCCATCCGCGGGCGCGGTCATGCCCGCAGCAGAACGATCTTTGGCCTGAAGAATATCCCAAAGCGAATCCGCAGGTCGCTCGCCCGCCCCTACCGGCAATAGCGTGCCGACGATATTCCGAACCATATGGTGCAAGAAGGCATTTGCCGTGATATCCATATACACATATTCGCCTTGTCGATGAATATTCAAGGACTCGATGGAGCGAACGGGACTGACGGATTGGCAATCCTTAGCGCGAAAGCTACTGAAATCATGTTCGCCCAGTAGATGCTGCCCGGCCTCGTGCATGGCGCTCTCATCCAGCGGACCGCGCCACCAGGTGATTCGACCGCGATGCAAAGCAGAGCGCGTCATCCGATTCAGGATAATGTAGCGATAACTCCGCGCGGTGGCACTGAATCGGGCATGAAACTCAGGGTCAACAAACTGGGCAGACAAGATACTTATATCAGATGGCAGTGACTGAGTGACGCCAAGCAACCATGCTCGTTCGGGACGAATCGCTTCCGTATCAAAATGAACAACCTGATGACTGGCATGCACACCCGCATCGGTGCGCCCGGCACATACGACGTCTACCGGCGAATCAGCGACCCGAGATAACGCCGTTTCAAGCCGTGCCTGGACTGAGTCGACCTCCGATTGGCGCTGCCAACCATGATATCTGGAACCGTCGTATTCAAGAGTGAGCGCGATGCGAGCCATGTTGTATCAGTGAGGGTTGATGGATTTGATTGCATGCATCTTACCCAAAGTTCGGCATCCACGCTGGTGCATGCACTCAATGGAACGCATCTTCGATATGCATCAGATAGTTGCGCGTCAGACTAATGGCATATTAGAAAATACTAATAAATAACTTGTATGCGTACTTAATTTATTTACAATCAGGCGCCTTAGTAGAATCATTGATGCTTTGGTGGCGCCGCTCACGCAGAACGCTGACTTTGAACCCAAAGGTGAAATTTCCTTGGCAACCCTAAGATTTAAAATATTAAATTCCATTCTGAGCGCATACAAAAGAGGTCCGTTTACGGTGAAGAATTCCGTTCTGGCAACAACAGCATTCCTTCTGATCACCGCGCAATCATCAGGGTTCTCCCAAACCTTGCCCGCTCTTGGCACGCAAGCTGGTGATGCGAAATCGCAGAACGCGCAAGGACTGAGCATTCAGCAGGCAATCCAAAATGCGCTGACCCAGAATCCGATGATGCAGCAATCTCAGGCTA
This region of Halothiobacillus neapolitanus c2 genomic DNA includes:
- a CDS encoding phosphoribosylanthranilate isomerase is translated as MATSMASSMLTAQSVTPSSIQSSTKAAGFAVDASFVRPLRTRVKICGMTRIEDVDAAVHYGVDALGFVFVPASKRNLAPEAAQALFDRVPPFVQSVALFLDADESLVETVISKLSPDLLQFHGRETGAYCRQFGRPYIKALGTDLFVDPSSGLLSDLLADHATARGFLLDSHATGALGGTGSRFDWQHWPQGHYSSVPFILAGGLDATNVSEAIQRLQPYAIDVSSGVETAPGVKSALKIQEFMNKVNPIG
- the truA gene encoding tRNA pseudouridine(38-40) synthase TruA, encoding MARIALTLEYDGSRYHGWQRQSEVDSVQARLETALSRVADSPVDVVCAGRTDAGVHASHQVVHFDTEAIRPERAWLLGVTQSLPSDISILSAQFVDPEFHARFSATARSYRYIILNRMTRSALHRGRITWWRGPLDESAMHEAGQHLLGEHDFSSFRAKDCQSVSPVRSIESLNIHRQGEYVYMDITANAFLHHMVRNIVGTLLPVGAGERPADSLWDILQAKDRSAAGMTAPADGLYLVGVRYPDSFGIKHAGAKPVFWSSCREMQSGCC